The following coding sequences lie in one Panicum virgatum strain AP13 chromosome 6N, P.virgatum_v5, whole genome shotgun sequence genomic window:
- the LOC120678579 gene encoding chaperone protein dnaJ A7A, chloroplastic-like translates to MALVQFSGALVPQLGEKPRLLPTSPAVARAAYAADARFLAPNNGTRGRGKHLVSSSYSLHSQTSSERLNHLPSSRFRQKRGSRFVVRAEADFYSVLGVSRNASKSEIKSAYRKLARSYHPDVNKDPGAEQKFKDISNAYEVLSDDEKRAIYDKYGEAGLKGAGMGTGDYSNPFDLFESLFEGFGGMSGMGSGRAARNRPMQGDDETYNLVLNFKEAVFGVEKEIEITRLEGCTTCDGTGAKPGTKPTTCKTCGGQGQVVSSTRTPLGIFQQVSTCNTCGGTGEFSTPCNTCGGDGRVRRTKRISLKVPAGVDSGSRLRVRSEGNAGRRGGPPGDLYVFIDVLSDPVLKRDGTNILYTCKVSYIDAILGTTVKVPTVDGMVDLKIPSGTQPGTTLVMSKKGVPLLGKSNARGDQLVRIQVEIPKRLSSDERKLIEELANLNKAETANSRR, encoded by the exons ATGGCGCTGGTACAGTTCAGCGGCGCCTTGGTTCCCCAGCTCGGTGAAAAGCCTCGCTTGCTACCCACATCGCCTGCCGTCGCAAGGGCTGCCTATGCTGCTGATGCAAGATTCCTGGCACCAAATAATGG TACAAGAGGCAGAGGTAAACACCTGGTGTCATCTAGTTATAGTTTGCATTCACAGACCTCTTCCGAACGACTAAACCATTTACCATCATCAAGATTTCGCCAGAAAAGGGGTTCACGTTTCGTTGTCAGAGCTGAAGCT GATTTCTATTCCGTACTTGGTGTCTCAAGAAATGCTAGTAAATCTGAAATCAAGAGTG CCTACCGGAAGCTTGCTAGGAGCTATCATCCTGATGTGAACAA aGATCCTGGTGCTGAACAAAAGTTCAAGGATATCAGCAATGCTTATGAG GTTTTGTCTGATGATGAGAAGCGAGCAATCTATGATAAATATGGAGAAGCAGGTCTGAAGGGCGCTGGCATGGGAACAGGA GATTACTCAAACCCATTCGATCTCTTTGAGTCACTGTTTGAAGGATTTGGTGGAATGAGTGGAATGGGCAGTGGTCGTGCTGCTCGGAACAGACCAATGCAAGGTGATGATGAGACCTACAATCTGGTACTCAATTTCAAGGAAGCAGTGTTTGGTGTAGAGAAAGAGATTGAGATAACCAGACTGGAAGGATGTACTACCTGTGATGGAACTGGTGCCAAGCCAGGTACAAAGCCAACGACGTGTAAAACTTGTGGAGGTCAGGGGCAGGTGGTCTCCTCCACAAGAACACCACTTGGAATTTTTCAGCAAGTCTCCACCTGCAATACTTGTGGTGGCACTGGCGAATTCTCCACTCCTTGCAACACCTGTGGGGGTGATGGCCGAGTGCGAAGAACGAAGAGGATCAGTCTGAAGGTTCCTGCTGGAGTGGATTCTGGAAGCAGGCTGAGGGTCCGGTCTGAGGGTAATGCTGGCCGGAGAGGAGGGCCCCCTGGGGACCTTTATGTCTTCATTGATGTCCTTTCAGATCCTGTTCTTAAGAGAGATGGGACAAACATTCTCTACACATGCAAGGTTTCTTACATTGATGCAATCCTTGGGACAACCGTCAAAGTCCCAACTGTTGATGGAATGGTTGACCTTAAGATACCCTCAGGGACTCAGCCAGGCACAACTCTGGTGATGTCCAAGAAAGGTGTTCCTCTTCTTGGGAAGTCAAATGCTCGAGGAGACCAGCTGGTGCGAATCCAGGTTGAGATTCCGAAACGTCTGAGCAGTGATGAGAGGAAGCTGATTGAGGAGCTTGCAAACCTAAACAAAGCTGAAACAGCCAATAGCAGGAGATGA